The Temnothorax longispinosus isolate EJ_2023e chromosome 7, Tlon_JGU_v1, whole genome shotgun sequence genome contains a region encoding:
- the LOC139816914 gene encoding uncharacterized protein has product MDDPNGLVQIIDESVSRLALKTQFTINGITQDSTKYSYALSQLDSRQIKVIKDVVTQPPALIQRMSVLQQQRTRHLLELEELRDRKPSQFLRHLRTLAGENVPDSLLRTLWLGRLPTQMQMVLATRTEDPLNSVAEQANCIHEMTSKAVVAATATLANKEFLEAKIQALTKQVATLTTRLSRDQSRRRNNEKGRNRSRSRSQSRNRGKTNEVKDDKNDKHYYYHNRFGEKARKCTQPCTYKSEKDQGSH; this is encoded by the exons ATGGACGATCCCAATGGATTAGTACAGATCATCGATGAAAGCGTCAGCAGACTTGCT CTGAAAACACAGTTCACCATCAATGGCATCACCCAAGATTCGACGAAGTACTCCTATGCTCTGTCTCAGTTAGACTCTCGTCAAATTAAAGTGATTAAAGACGTAGTCACACAGCCCCCAGCACTCATACAGCGTATGTCCGTCTTGCAGCAGCAGCGGACACGACATCTCTTGGAGCTCGAGGAATTACGAGATCGCAAGCCATCTCAATTCTTACGACACCTCCGAACGTTAGCGGGTGAGAATGTACCCGACTCCCTTCTACGGACACTTTGGCTAGGACGACTTCCTACTCAAATGCAGATGGTTCTCGCTACCCGGACGGAAGATCCGCTCAACAGCGTAGCCGAACAGGCCAATTGCATCCACGAGATGACTAGCAAGGCCGTAGTAGCTGCAACAGCTACGCTTGCGAATAAAGAGTTCTTGGAGGCAAAAATCCAGGCTCTGACCAAACAAGTGGCCACACTCACTACACGCCTCTCGAGAGATCAGTCGAGGCGACGCAACAATGAGAAGGGCCGGAATCGAAGTCGAAGCCGTAGTCAAAGCCGCAACCGCGGTAAAACCAATGAAGTTAAAGACGATAAAAATGACAAGCACTACTACTACCACAATCGATTTGGAGAGAAAGCAAGGAAGTGCACACAaccatgtacatataaatcgGAAAAAGA